Below is a window of Christensenella minuta DNA.
GGGAGGGAGGGCGCTGATTCCTTGGCATCCGGCATAGGGTCGTTGATATGCTTCAAAGCGATCGCAACGGATGTATCCGCATCAAAGGGCACTTTACCCGTCACCATTTCATAAAGTAATATCCCAAGTGAATAAATATCGGAACGTTTATCCACCCGTTCACCGCGCGCCTGCTCCGGAGAGAAATAGTGCACGGAGCCCATCACGCTTCCTTCTTCCGCGGTAATCGTATTTTGGGCAATGTTGCGGGCAATTCCGAAATCCGCAATATACGGCTCTCCCGTCATATCGATCATTACATTATGCGGCTTGATATCCCGGTGTACGAATCCTTTTACATGTGCATATTCAAGCGCAAGACAAAGCTTCTTTGCCACCGCCACCGCATACTTGACAGGCAGAGGCCCATTGACATTAATCAAGTGCTTAAGCGTTTTCCCTTCGATAAGATCCATGACAATATAATAAGTCCCATTATCAAGACCGGCATCATAAGCGCGGATAATATTGGCATGGCGGAGCTTCGCCGCCGCCTGAACTTCCTTTTTGAAGCGCTGTACGAATTCCTCGTTCTCCGTAAGTTCGGGCTTCAGAATTTTGACGGCAACGATTTGTTTGGTAAGCTCGTCCATTGCTTTATAAATATAGGCGGATCCGCCCGAATCTATTTGCTCAATCAACCGGTAGCGTCCGGCAAGCACCGTGTCCGGCCCGATCATAGCGCTCCTCCCTCTTGCGTGCGTTGCGCAAGGACGACTGAAATATTATCTTTTCCGCCGCCTGCAAGGGCCACGTCGACAAGCTTCTGCGCCTTCTCTTCAAGCATCTGCGGCCCCGCCAAAATATCAAACATGATTTTTCTATTCGTATAGTTGGAAAGACCGTCCGAGCATAAAAGAATGATATCGTCATCCTTCCATTCGACGGTAAAGAAATCGACCTCCACGTCCTTCATTCCCACGGAACGCGTAATAATATTTTTAAAAGGATAATCTTCTGCGGCCCCTTTTTTGATCACGCCACTGTCTATCAGGTGCTGCACATACGTATGGTCTTTGGTCACCTTGTAAATATCATCCGCACGTTTATGGTAGGCGCGGGAATCGCCGACCTGCGCAATGGTGATCTTATCCCCGTCGAACGCAGCAAAGGTCAGCGTCGTTCCCATTCCCTGGAACGCAGGCTCTTCCTCTACCGCATCGATCAAACGTTGGTTTACAAACCGGATCGCATCCAAAATTTGCTTTTCCGTCAGCTCTTTATGTCCCAGCGCGCTGATATAGCGTTCCAGCTCGGTACATACCATACCGCTTGCGACTTCTCCCGCCGCATGGCCGCCCATCCCATCCGCCACGAGCATGTAATAAGGTACATTCTGGTCGTGTACCAATATAGAATC
It encodes the following:
- a CDS encoding Stp1/IreP family PP2C-type Ser/Thr phosphatase; translation: MKTVALSHIGKVRTTNEDSILVHDQNVPYYMLVADGMGGHAAGEVASGMVCTELERYISALGHKELTEKQILDAIRFVNQRLIDAVEEEPAFQGMGTTLTFAAFDGDKITIAQVGDSRAYHKRADDIYKVTKDHTYVQHLIDSGVIKKGAAEDYPFKNIITRSVGMKDVEVDFFTVEWKDDDIILLCSDGLSNYTNRKIMFDILAGPQMLEEKAQKLVDVALAGGGKDNISVVLAQRTQEGGAL